One genomic region from Streptomyces venezuelae encodes:
- a CDS encoding DUF2637 domain-containing protein, which yields MAAMQLTRTHRILIGLVIAGALIIAGIGFAGSYAAVRELAVAKGFGTFSYFFPIGIDAGICVLLALDLLLTWLRIPFPLLRQTAWVLTAATIAFNGAAAWPDPLGVGMHAVIPVLFVVAVEAARHAVGRIADITADKHMEGVRLTRWLLSPVPTFRLWRRMKLWELRSYEQVIKLEQERLIYQARLQARYGRSWRRKAPVEALMPLRLARYGVPLAETAAAGLAAAGIEPAVLPAQAQAVHAVHPVPTAVQAAPTAQPQQLPQAQAQSQSQSPQQALLPQQPQGPQGEVEAPNHDSPWFQAPQLPSEAHETAYDPQYVDGLAPTPVAVPLGPEDLPLPDPRHEQGPEAFEPYSEYVDPEPPVDDFEETVYKITWSYAHEHKQFPAPGDLQQLVAAHYGLTEFPDTDVLNQLTPVIQERIRQEMADFDTA from the coding sequence GTGGCCGCGATGCAGCTGACACGCACACACCGAATACTCATCGGCCTCGTCATCGCCGGTGCGCTGATCATCGCGGGAATCGGTTTCGCGGGTTCCTACGCCGCTGTGCGCGAGCTCGCGGTGGCCAAGGGCTTCGGTACCTTCTCGTACTTCTTCCCCATCGGCATCGACGCGGGCATCTGTGTCCTGCTCGCCCTGGACCTGCTTCTGACCTGGCTGCGGATTCCGTTTCCGCTGCTGCGTCAGACCGCCTGGGTCCTGACGGCGGCGACGATCGCCTTCAACGGCGCGGCGGCCTGGCCCGACCCGCTGGGTGTCGGGATGCACGCGGTCATCCCGGTCCTGTTCGTGGTGGCCGTGGAGGCCGCGCGTCACGCGGTGGGCCGGATCGCGGACATCACGGCGGACAAGCACATGGAGGGCGTGCGCCTCACGCGCTGGCTGCTCTCCCCGGTGCCGACCTTCCGCTTGTGGCGCCGGATGAAGCTCTGGGAGCTCCGCTCGTACGAGCAGGTCATCAAGCTGGAGCAGGAGCGGCTGATCTACCAGGCACGGCTGCAGGCCCGCTACGGCCGCAGCTGGCGGCGCAAGGCTCCGGTCGAGGCGCTGATGCCGCTGCGGCTCGCCAGGTACGGGGTACCGCTGGCGGAGACGGCGGCGGCGGGCCTCGCGGCGGCGGGCATCGAGCCCGCGGTACTGCCGGCGCAGGCGCAGGCGGTGCACGCGGTGCACCCCGTCCCGACGGCGGTCCAGGCGGCTCCGACGGCCCAGCCCCAGCAGCTGCCGCAAGCACAGGCGCAGTCGCAGTCGCAGTCGCCCCAGCAAGCCCTTCTTCCCCAGCAGCCGCAGGGCCCGCAGGGCGAGGTGGAGGCCCCGAACCATGACAGCCCGTGGTTCCAGGCACCGCAGCTCCCGTCGGAGGCCCACGAGACGGCGTACGACCCGCAGTACGTCGACGGCCTGGCTCCCACGCCGGTCGCGGTGCCGCTCGGCCCGGAGGACCTCCCCCTCCCGGACCCGCGCCACGAGCAGGGCCCTGAGGCGTTCGAGCCGTACTCGGAGTACGTCGACCCCGAGCCCCCGGTCGACGACTTCGAGGAGACCGTCTACAAGATCACGTGGTCGTACGCCCACGAGCACAAGCAGTTCCCCGCCCCGGGCGATCTGCAGCAGCTGGTGGCCGCTCACTACGGCCTCACGGAGTTCCCCGACACCGACGTGCTGAACCAGCTGACCCCGGTGATCCAGGAGCGCATCCGGCAGGAGATGGCCGACTTCGACACGGCCTGA
- a CDS encoding DUF3558 domain-containing protein, whose protein sequence is MQRSASRLPRILACAAVPVMLVVAGCSSDSGSGDSGRKGTQDKASASASATPTPSPTPTVAPAKFAKLPEVCKAISAKTTASLVPKAKTKKGTPAASSDLASRGGCSWNGLDDNGVDGSQYRWLDVSFYRYASDVSLGSGEERAQENLAKELAKVQETPGAKKLKTTTASGIGEEAKAVAYKLRKTDEDFVYASIVARTGNVLVLLSYNGAGYAGADAPSEKKIMDGAVKAAKEAVAAVAAANK, encoded by the coding sequence ATGCAGCGATCAGCCTCGCGACTCCCCCGCATACTCGCCTGCGCAGCCGTCCCGGTGATGCTCGTCGTCGCCGGCTGCTCCTCGGACTCGGGCAGCGGCGACTCCGGCAGGAAGGGGACGCAGGACAAGGCCTCCGCGTCGGCCTCCGCGACCCCCACCCCCTCCCCGACGCCGACGGTCGCGCCGGCGAAGTTCGCGAAGCTGCCCGAGGTCTGCAAGGCGATCTCGGCCAAGACGACCGCGTCCCTGGTGCCCAAGGCGAAGACCAAGAAGGGCACGCCCGCGGCCTCCAGCGACCTGGCCAGCCGTGGCGGCTGCTCCTGGAACGGCCTGGACGACAACGGCGTGGACGGCTCGCAGTACCGCTGGCTCGACGTGTCGTTCTACCGGTACGCGTCGGACGTGTCGCTCGGCAGCGGCGAGGAGCGCGCGCAGGAGAACCTGGCGAAGGAGCTCGCCAAGGTCCAGGAGACGCCGGGCGCGAAGAAGCTCAAGACCACGACGGCCTCCGGGATCGGCGAGGAGGCGAAGGCGGTCGCGTACAAGCTGCGCAAGACGGACGAGGACTTCGTCTACGCCTCGATCGTCGCCCGTACGGGCAACGTCCTGGTCCTGCTCTCGTACAACGGCGCCGGTTACGCGGGCGCCGACGCTCCGTCCGAGAAGAAGATCATGGACGGGGCGGTGAAGGCGGCCAAGGAGGCCGTGGCCGCCGTCGCGGCAGCCAACAAGTAG
- a CDS encoding DUF3558 domain-containing protein, whose translation MQRKRYAPGRTRSTARTAVVLTSVIGLGLGLGLTGCSAGPTTDDLAVDAKAGPVSPVAPPGRYRTLFEPCGAVPQGTLKDLLPGATALPDAERGKAYRGVAAVTYDTDRRVGCTWKADSPETSHRLALDIERVVSYDPAVSDDSRAQEVYLRKQLAAGIAVPPTTPPTPTGTATGTASGTATPPPASTPSSPGATAPTGKTPSAPASGAPSSGAPSPTPTPTSTGLEPRVLDGLGDIAYLDDALTAVGASGHQRVVSVVFRTSNVIVTVSYREQTTGSAEAPDSRELQEKARNLARMLAERLEE comes from the coding sequence GTGCAGCGAAAGAGGTACGCACCCGGCCGCACCAGGTCCACGGCGCGCACCGCCGTCGTCCTCACCAGCGTGATCGGACTGGGCCTCGGGCTCGGTCTCACCGGATGTTCGGCAGGCCCCACCACCGACGACCTCGCCGTCGACGCCAAGGCCGGCCCCGTCTCACCCGTCGCGCCCCCCGGCCGCTACCGCACGCTCTTCGAACCCTGCGGCGCCGTCCCGCAGGGCACGCTCAAGGACCTGCTCCCGGGCGCCACCGCCCTGCCCGACGCCGAGCGCGGCAAGGCGTACCGCGGCGTCGCGGCCGTCACGTACGACACCGACCGGCGCGTGGGCTGCACCTGGAAGGCCGACAGCCCCGAGACCTCCCACCGGCTCGCCCTCGACATCGAGCGGGTCGTGTCGTACGACCCCGCCGTCAGCGACGACTCCCGGGCGCAGGAGGTGTACCTCCGCAAGCAGCTCGCGGCGGGCATCGCCGTACCCCCCACGACCCCGCCCACCCCCACCGGCACGGCCACGGGCACCGCCTCCGGCACGGCGACGCCGCCCCCGGCGAGCACGCCGAGCTCCCCGGGCGCCACCGCGCCGACCGGCAAGACCCCCAGCGCCCCGGCATCGGGAGCCCCTTCCAGCGGCGCCCCCTCGCCCACCCCCACCCCCACCTCCACCGGCCTGGAGCCCCGCGTCCTCGACGGTCTCGGCGACATCGCGTACCTCGACGACGCCCTGACCGCCGTCGGCGCGAGCGGCCATCAGCGCGTCGTCAGCGTGGTGTTCCGCACATCCAACGTCATCGTGACCGTCTCCTACCGGGAGCAGACGACCGGTTCCGCGGAGGCCCCCGACAGCCGGGAACTGCAGGAAAAGGCCCGGAATCTGGCCCGGATGCTGGCCGAGCGCCTGGAGGAGTAG
- a CDS encoding RtcB family protein has product MSYVEVPGAKVPIRMWADPASVEGGAMQQLQNVATLPWIKGLAVMPDVHYGKGATVGSVIAMQGAVCPAAVGVDIGCGMSAVKTSLTANDLPGDLSRLRSKIEHAIPVGRGMHRDEVDPSRLFRFPTAGWGDFWSRFDGIAESVKFRHERAHKQMGTLGSGNHFIEFCLDESGAVWLMLHSGSRNIGKELAEYHIGEAQKLPHNQGLVDRDLAVFVADTPQMQAYRNDLFWAQEYAKYNRAIMMALFQEVVRREFRKAKVTFDPVISCHHNYVAEERYEGMDMLVTRKGAIRAGSGEFGIIPGSMGTGSYIVKGLGNAASFNSASHGAGRRMSRSAAKRRFTVRDLEDQTRGVECRKDSGVVDEIPGAYKPIEQVIDQQRDLVEVVAKLKQVICVKG; this is encoded by the coding sequence ATGTCGTATGTAGAGGTGCCAGGGGCGAAAGTACCGATCCGGATGTGGGCCGACCCCGCCTCGGTCGAGGGCGGTGCCATGCAGCAGCTGCAGAACGTGGCGACGCTGCCGTGGATCAAGGGCCTGGCCGTGATGCCGGACGTGCATTACGGCAAGGGCGCGACGGTCGGATCCGTGATCGCGATGCAGGGTGCGGTGTGTCCGGCGGCGGTCGGTGTGGACATCGGCTGCGGGATGTCGGCGGTCAAGACGTCGTTGACGGCGAACGACCTGCCGGGTGATCTTTCGCGGCTGCGGTCGAAGATCGAGCACGCCATCCCGGTGGGGCGTGGCATGCACCGGGACGAGGTGGACCCCTCGCGGCTGTTCCGGTTCCCGACGGCGGGGTGGGGCGACTTCTGGTCGCGCTTCGACGGGATCGCGGAATCGGTCAAGTTCCGGCATGAGCGTGCCCATAAGCAGATGGGGACGCTCGGATCCGGCAACCACTTCATCGAGTTCTGTCTCGACGAGTCGGGTGCGGTCTGGCTGATGCTGCACTCCGGGTCGCGGAACATCGGCAAGGAGCTCGCCGAGTACCACATCGGCGAGGCGCAGAAGCTGCCGCACAACCAGGGGCTCGTCGACCGGGACCTCGCGGTCTTCGTCGCGGACACCCCGCAGATGCAGGCCTACCGGAACGACCTCTTCTGGGCGCAGGAGTACGCGAAGTACAACCGCGCGATCATGATGGCGCTCTTCCAGGAGGTCGTCCGCCGGGAGTTCCGCAAGGCGAAGGTGACCTTCGACCCGGTCATCTCCTGCCACCACAACTACGTGGCGGAGGAGCGGTACGAGGGCATGGACATGCTCGTCACCCGGAAGGGTGCGATCCGGGCCGGCTCCGGGGAGTTCGGGATCATCCCGGGCTCGATGGGCACGGGCTCGTACATCGTGAAGGGCCTCGGGAACGCGGCGTCCTTCAACTCGGCCTCGCACGGAGCCGGCCGCCGGATGAGCCGGAGCGCGGCGAAGCGGCGCTTCACGGTGCGGGATCTGGAGGATCAGACGCGGGGCGTGGAGTGCCGGAAGGACTCCGGTGTCGTGGACGAGATCCCGGGCGCCTACAAGCCGATCGAGCAGGTGATCGACCAGCAGCGGGACCTGGTGGAGGTCGTCGCCAAGCTGAAGCAGGTCATCTGCGTGAAGGGGTGA
- a CDS encoding SDR family NAD(P)-dependent oxidoreductase, with protein MTGPGTPIAVITGASSGIGAATAKQLAAAGYRVVLTARRKDRIEALAAEINDAGHQATAYALDVTDRAAVDEFATAFRTLAVLVNNAGGALGAEPVATGDPEDWRRMYEVNVLGTLHMTQALLPALTASGDGTVVVLSSTAGHSTYEGGAGYVAAKNGARVLAETLRLEIVGTPVRVIEIAPGMVKTDEFATTRFRGDTEKAAKVYAGVAEPLTADDVADTITWACTRPPHVNIDLLVVRPRAQASNTKVHREL; from the coding sequence ATGACCGGCCCCGGTACCCCCATCGCCGTCATCACCGGAGCGAGCAGCGGAATCGGCGCCGCCACCGCGAAGCAGCTGGCCGCCGCCGGCTACCGCGTGGTCCTCACCGCCCGCCGCAAGGACCGCATCGAAGCCCTCGCCGCCGAGATCAACGACGCCGGCCACCAGGCCACCGCCTACGCCCTCGACGTCACCGACCGCGCCGCCGTCGACGAGTTCGCCACCGCCTTCCGCACCCTCGCGGTCCTCGTCAACAACGCCGGCGGCGCCCTCGGCGCCGAGCCCGTCGCCACCGGCGACCCCGAGGACTGGCGCCGGATGTACGAGGTCAACGTCCTCGGCACCCTCCACATGACCCAGGCCCTGCTCCCGGCCCTCACCGCGAGCGGCGACGGCACCGTCGTCGTCCTCTCCTCCACCGCGGGCCACTCCACCTACGAGGGCGGCGCCGGCTACGTCGCCGCCAAGAACGGCGCCCGCGTCCTCGCCGAGACCCTCCGCCTGGAGATCGTCGGCACCCCGGTCCGCGTCATCGAGATCGCCCCCGGCATGGTCAAGACGGACGAGTTCGCCACGACCCGCTTCCGCGGCGACACCGAGAAGGCGGCCAAGGTCTACGCCGGCGTGGCCGAGCCCCTGACCGCGGACGACGTGGCCGACACCATCACCTGGGCCTGCACCCGCCCCCCGCACGTCAACATCGACCTCCTGGTCGTCCGCCCGCGCGCCCAGGCCTCCAACACCAAGGTCCACCGCGAGCTGTAG
- a CDS encoding YnfA family protein has translation MLIARSVALFVLAALFEIGGAWLVWQGVREHRGWIWIGAGFLALGVYGLVATLQPDAEFGRVLAAYGGVFVAGSILWGMAADGYRPDRWDVIGALVCLAGMAVIMYAPRGR, from the coding sequence ATGCTGATCGCCCGCTCCGTGGCCCTCTTCGTCCTGGCCGCACTCTTCGAGATCGGCGGCGCGTGGCTCGTCTGGCAGGGCGTACGGGAGCACCGCGGCTGGATCTGGATCGGCGCGGGCTTCCTCGCGCTCGGCGTCTACGGCCTCGTCGCGACCCTCCAGCCCGACGCCGAGTTCGGCCGCGTCCTGGCCGCCTACGGCGGCGTGTTCGTCGCGGGCTCGATCCTCTGGGGCATGGCCGCCGACGGCTACCGCCCCGACCGCTGGGACGTCATCGGCGCGCTCGTCTGCCTCGCCGGCATGGCCGTGATCATGTACGCCCCACGCGGCCGCTGA